Proteins encoded within one genomic window of Lysinibacillus louembei:
- the hemQ gene encoding hydrogen peroxide-dependent heme synthase, giving the protein MNEAAITLDGWYTLHEFRSIDWASWKLVSVEERTAAVEEFVAYLEKLNEADIAKTGAHAFYAIVGQKADFMLMTLRETMDELQELEAEFNKLAIADFTIPSYSYVSVVELSNYLAGESNEDPYQNPHVRARLYPELPRAQYVCFYPMDKRRQNDDNWYMLSMDERKSLMRSHGMIGRGYAGKVKQIITGSVGFDDHEWGVTLFADDVLQFKKLVYEMRFDEVSARYGEFGSFFVGNILDNEKLAKFLTV; this is encoded by the coding sequence ATGAACGAAGCAGCAATTACATTAGATGGTTGGTATACGTTACATGAATTCCGTTCAATCGACTGGGCTTCTTGGAAGCTTGTTTCAGTAGAGGAGCGCACAGCGGCGGTAGAGGAATTTGTCGCTTACCTAGAAAAATTAAATGAGGCAGATATTGCGAAAACAGGCGCACATGCATTTTATGCAATCGTTGGGCAAAAGGCAGACTTCATGTTAATGACATTGCGCGAAACGATGGACGAATTACAGGAATTAGAGGCTGAATTTAATAAATTAGCAATTGCTGATTTTACAATTCCTAGCTATTCATATGTATCTGTTGTGGAATTATCAAACTATTTAGCAGGCGAATCAAACGAGGACCCTTACCAAAATCCACATGTGCGTGCACGCCTTTACCCTGAGCTACCACGTGCTCAATACGTGTGCTTCTATCCAATGGATAAACGTCGTCAAAATGATGACAACTGGTACATGCTATCAATGGACGAGCGCAAAAGCTTAATGCGTTCACACGGCATGATTGGTCGTGGCTATGCGGGCAAAGTAAAGCAAATTATTACAGGCTCTGTCGGCTTTGATGATCATGAGTGGGGCGTAACATTATTTGCAGATGATGTCCTACAATTTAAAAAGCTTGTATATGAAATGCGCTTTGACGAAGTATCAGCACGTTACGGCGAATTCGGCTCATTCTTTGTCGGCAACATTTTAGACAATGAAAAATTAGCGAAGTTTTTAACTGTATAA
- a CDS encoding YjiH family protein, producing the protein MKKYSFYIWFLFIALSSLGIFLFILPIGTENGIKVPIALLASALAGVVEPFIQWFTLIVFIIAAIGSLITKVVPKHEGSYTLWDSIFRVNWFWTIVRVLAVVFAAMYILDFGPSPINSDNTAGILLDPAGGLVTYMFSIFFFAGLLLPLLTDFGLLDFFGSMMVKIMRPLFKIPGRAAIDCLASFVGDGTIGVLLTNRQYEENNYTAREAATIATTFSVVSITFCIVVVETIHIEQYFLQFYGTVILATIILAVIMPRIYPLKKKSDMFYNGQAPTAEREKVEEGFNVFSFGLKNALEKAEENKNLGKIVFSGSKNVLEMWIAITPIIMTFATIALMLAEFTSFFRILGMPFEPILALLQIPEAGEAAQTMIVGFADMLLPSVLGAGIESDMTRFFIATVSVTQLIYLSEVGGLILGTRLPLKLWDLFIIFLIRTIISIPIVAAVAHMIF; encoded by the coding sequence ATGAAAAAGTATTCGTTTTATATTTGGTTTTTATTTATTGCATTATCAAGCTTAGGAATCTTTTTATTCATTTTGCCGATTGGCACAGAGAATGGCATTAAAGTACCAATTGCATTACTAGCTAGTGCCCTTGCTGGCGTTGTTGAACCATTTATTCAGTGGTTCACTCTGATTGTCTTTATTATCGCTGCGATAGGTTCTTTAATTACAAAAGTAGTTCCAAAGCATGAAGGCTCATACACATTATGGGATTCCATTTTCCGTGTTAACTGGTTTTGGACTATTGTACGCGTATTAGCTGTTGTATTTGCAGCAATGTATATATTAGATTTCGGTCCATCGCCAATTAACAGTGACAATACAGCAGGTATTTTGCTTGACCCTGCCGGTGGTCTTGTTACGTATATGTTTTCAATTTTCTTCTTTGCGGGTCTGCTACTACCGTTATTAACAGATTTCGGTTTACTTGATTTCTTCGGTTCCATGATGGTCAAAATTATGCGTCCATTATTTAAAATTCCAGGACGTGCTGCGATTGACTGTCTTGCTTCCTTCGTTGGTGATGGTACGATTGGTGTTTTATTAACGAACCGTCAATACGAAGAAAACAATTATACAGCGCGTGAAGCTGCAACAATTGCGACAACGTTTTCTGTTGTGTCCATTACATTTTGTATCGTTGTTGTTGAAACAATCCATATTGAGCAATACTTCTTACAGTTTTATGGAACGGTCATTTTAGCAACGATTATATTAGCTGTCATTATGCCCCGTATTTATCCGTTAAAGAAAAAATCAGACATGTTTTATAATGGTCAAGCTCCTACAGCAGAGCGTGAGAAAGTAGAGGAAGGCTTTAACGTTTTTTCATTCGGCTTAAAAAACGCATTGGAAAAAGCAGAAGAAAACAAAAACCTCGGCAAAATCGTTTTCTCTGGCTCTAAAAATGTGCTAGAAATGTGGATTGCGATTACGCCAATCATTATGACATTTGCTACAATCGCTTTGATGTTAGCTGAGTTTACAAGCTTCTTCCGTATTTTGGGTATGCCATTTGAGCCTATTTTAGCGCTACTACAAATCCCTGAAGCTGGTGAAGCTGCTCAAACGATGATTGTCGGATTTGCCGATATGCTATTGCCATCTGTTTTAGGTGCTGGCATTGAGTCAGATATGACACGCTTTTTCATCGCAACTGTTTCAGTAACGCAGCTCATTTATTTATCTGAGGTTGGTGGATTAATTTTAGGAACGAGACTTCCATTAAAGCTATGGGATTTGTTTATCATTTTCTTAATTCGCACAATCATTTCAATTCCAATTGTTGCTGCTGTTGCACATATGATTTTTTAA
- the gerQ gene encoding spore coat protein GerQ: MQQMPSAAPRREESYIENILRLNRGKPGVFYFSFDNAVNGQNTKAVRGVVEAAGRDHAIIRELKTDHRFLFPMIYFDYAEFDEELAYFTQTP, translated from the coding sequence ATGCAACAAATGCCATCAGCAGCACCTAGACGAGAGGAATCTTATATTGAAAATATTTTAAGATTGAATCGTGGGAAGCCAGGTGTGTTCTACTTTTCATTTGATAATGCTGTAAATGGGCAAAACACAAAAGCGGTTCGCGGGGTTGTGGAGGCAGCAGGGCGCGATCATGCCATTATACGCGAGTTGAAAACAGACCACCGCTTCCTTTTCCCAATGATTTATTTTGATTATGCAGAATTTGATGAAGAATTAGCTTATTTTACGCAAACACCATGA
- a CDS encoding DUF423 domain-containing protein, whose translation MKGSIISGAIHGFLAVALGAFGAHALKGILDDYSTGIWDTAVQYQMFHASALILVGILMSTKIFGEVRQLKIAAICLNLGIVFFSGSLFILAITGIGILGAITPIGGVLFLTSWVLIIVTTLKKA comes from the coding sequence ATGAAAGGTTCTATTATTTCGGGGGCAATTCACGGCTTTTTAGCTGTTGCCTTAGGCGCATTTGGTGCGCATGCTTTAAAAGGTATTTTAGATGATTATAGTACGGGCATTTGGGATACAGCAGTGCAGTATCAAATGTTTCATGCGAGCGCATTAATTTTAGTTGGTATTTTAATGAGCACGAAAATATTTGGCGAAGTAAGGCAATTAAAAATCGCTGCAATTTGCTTAAATTTAGGCATTGTCTTTTTCTCTGGTAGTTTATTTATTTTAGCAATAACAGGCATAGGTATTTTAGGCGCAATTACACCGATTGGTGGCGTTTTATTTTTAACATCATGGGTGCTAATTATTGTAACAACTTTAAAAAAAGCATAA
- a CDS encoding YojF family protein, whose protein sequence is MKEVHIETLQELLNSFANKDVFIHLETTNGAYASHFDTKVFNAGAFIRNAKIRYELGKVIDDMPHRIGLKMEHGWVYAQGITHYELDEHGRLLMAGLDYTGKLAIALEISETPFSY, encoded by the coding sequence ATGAAAGAGGTACATATCGAAACACTTCAGGAATTGCTTAATTCTTTTGCTAATAAAGATGTTTTTATTCATTTAGAAACGACAAATGGCGCTTATGCAAGCCATTTTGATACGAAGGTTTTCAATGCGGGGGCCTTTATTCGCAATGCAAAAATTCGCTATGAGCTAGGAAAAGTAATTGATGATATGCCGCATCGCATCGGCTTAAAAATGGAGCATGGTTGGGTTTATGCGCAGGGCATTACTCACTATGAATTAGATGAACATGGTCGCTTATTAATGGCTGGTCTTGACTATACAGGCAAGCTAGCGATTGCTTTGGAAATTAGCGAAACACCATTTTCTTATTAA
- a CDS encoding lipoate--protein ligase family protein, translating into MEYFLQNSEWRLVDESNLQTRSPLASFAMDDTLCHLVGHRLSTSTIRTWVHKESVVLGIQDHRLPFIEDGMKFLNQQGYTPIVRNSGGLAVVLDPGVLNISLVVSEKEQPLSINAAFEMMVELIKWLLPEIAERIEAYEIVGSYCPGSYDLSIAGKKFAGISQRRMQGGVAVQIYLCVEGSGSERAELIKQFYEKSLRNEETKFQYPRIEPSVMASLRELTGENITVVELNLRIQQMLQGWTLLPLQASENELYMHYLQRVLQRNQSMLAK; encoded by the coding sequence ATGGAATATTTTTTACAAAATAGTGAATGGCGGCTAGTAGATGAATCGAATTTGCAGACACGTTCCCCATTAGCATCATTCGCTATGGACGATACACTGTGCCATTTAGTTGGACATCGTCTGTCTACATCAACGATCCGCACATGGGTACATAAGGAATCTGTTGTGCTCGGCATCCAAGACCATCGCCTACCATTTATTGAAGATGGAATGAAGTTTCTTAATCAACAAGGCTACACACCGATTGTGCGCAATTCAGGTGGCTTAGCTGTCGTATTAGATCCTGGTGTACTTAATATATCGCTCGTTGTCAGTGAAAAGGAGCAGCCGCTATCAATTAATGCAGCATTTGAAATGATGGTGGAACTAATTAAATGGCTACTTCCCGAAATAGCAGAACGCATCGAAGCATATGAGATTGTTGGCTCCTATTGCCCAGGTTCATATGATTTAAGCATTGCTGGTAAAAAGTTTGCAGGCATTTCGCAAAGGCGCATGCAGGGTGGTGTTGCTGTGCAAATTTATTTATGTGTTGAAGGCAGTGGTAGCGAACGCGCAGAGCTAATTAAGCAGTTCTATGAAAAAAGCTTGCGAAACGAGGAAACAAAGTTTCAGTACCCACGCATTGAGCCCAGTGTTATGGCATCATTACGAGAGTTAACAGGGGAAAATATAACAGTTGTTGAGCTAAATTTACGCATTCAGCAAATGCTACAAGGCTGGACGCTTTTGCCGCTGCAAGCATCTGAAAATGAATTATACATGCATTATTTACAGCGCGTTTTGCAGCGCAACCAAAGTATGCTTGCTAAGTGA
- a CDS encoding cell wall hydrolase gives MAVVPTTTAQTALLARLMRAEAEGDGELGMLMVGNVGVNRVLADCLDFPDVRTIEDMVFQRPGGFEATTKSYFYQRARPQDIRLAERVIRGERFHPASRALWFFMPSGDCPAQWYGQWNTGRFKSHCFFAPTESECQTI, from the coding sequence ATCGCTGTTGTTCCAACGACTACGGCACAAACAGCTTTGCTTGCTCGCTTAATGCGCGCAGAGGCTGAAGGAGATGGTGAATTAGGGATGCTGATGGTTGGCAATGTCGGTGTCAATCGAGTACTTGCAGATTGCCTTGATTTCCCTGATGTGCGAACGATAGAGGATATGGTTTTTCAACGACCTGGGGGGTTCGAGGCGACAACTAAAAGCTATTTTTATCAACGAGCAAGGCCACAGGATATTCGCTTAGCGGAACGTGTCATTAGAGGGGAGCGTTTCCATCCTGCATCGCGTGCATTATGGTTTTTCATGCCGAGTGGAGACTGTCCTGCGCAATGGTATGGTCAATGGAATACGGGACGCTTTAAATCACATTGCTTTTTTGCACCGACAGAAAGTGAATGTCAAACTATTTAA
- a CDS encoding YwdI family protein — MISYDVLLKQLEQHVLQAKNAVNEQEMREHLSAVRALCDVVLTAQSKPQIAALPQVITPQTTAQATAQATPLQENGANGDSLFDF; from the coding sequence ATGATTTCATATGATGTATTATTGAAGCAACTAGAGCAGCATGTGCTACAAGCAAAAAATGCTGTGAATGAGCAGGAAATGCGCGAGCACTTGTCAGCAGTACGTGCGCTCTGTGATGTTGTATTAACAGCACAGAGCAAGCCACAAATAGCAGCATTACCACAAGTTATAACACCGCAAACAACAGCGCAGGCAACAGCGCAGGCAACACCATTACAGGAAAATGGCGCAAATGGCGATTCGCTTTTCGATTTTTGA
- a CDS encoding uracil-DNA glycosylase translates to MGKQAFNNDWQQVIGEELSKPYFNELRSFIAKEYSTETIYPKQEDVMNAFHATSYQDVKVVILGQDPYHGPNQAHGMSFSVQPGIPQPPSLRNMLQELREDLGCPIPNHGYLMKWAQQGVLLLNTVLTVRAGQAHSHKGKGWEQFTDAVIEKLAAREEPIIFILWGRPAQSKVPIIKKSGTAHVILQAPHPSPLSAHRGFFGSKPYSQVNAQLEAWGKEPIDWCLS, encoded by the coding sequence ATGGGAAAACAAGCATTTAATAACGATTGGCAGCAAGTTATTGGCGAGGAGCTAAGCAAGCCGTATTTCAACGAGCTGCGCTCATTTATTGCAAAAGAATATAGCACTGAGACAATTTATCCGAAGCAGGAGGATGTAATGAATGCCTTCCATGCGACGAGCTATCAAGATGTAAAAGTTGTTATTTTAGGACAAGACCCATATCATGGGCCAAATCAGGCGCATGGCATGAGCTTTTCGGTGCAGCCTGGTATCCCGCAGCCACCGAGCTTGCGCAATATGCTACAGGAGCTTCGTGAGGATTTAGGTTGTCCGATTCCTAATCACGGCTATTTAATGAAATGGGCACAGCAAGGTGTGCTATTATTGAATACGGTATTAACAGTAAGAGCAGGACAAGCCCATTCACATAAAGGTAAGGGCTGGGAGCAGTTTACAGATGCTGTCATTGAAAAGCTAGCAGCGCGTGAGGAGCCAATTATTTTTATTTTATGGGGAAGACCTGCACAATCAAAGGTACCAATTATTAAGAAAAGTGGAACAGCACATGTTATTTTACAAGCCCCACATCCAAGTCCATTAAGTGCACATCGAGGCTTTTTTGGCAGCAAACCATATTCTCAGGTCAATGCTCAGTTAGAGGCTTGGGGCAAAGAGCCAATTGATTGGTGCTTATCTTGA
- the ilvA gene encoding threonine ammonia-lyase IlvA, with amino-acid sequence MEEVSNSKTVAVENILIAHHFLKDVVAHTPLQKNDYLSEKYGANIYLKREDLQHVRSFKLRGAYYKIKKIEEQAKEVGVVCASAGNHAQGVAYACAHLQIQATIFMPKTTPKQKIGQVRMFGRDYVEIVLSGDTFDDSARSAQAYCEEHGKIFIHPFDDFDVIAGQGTVAVEIMNDIEEPIDYIFGSIGGGGLMSGVSTYVKNLSPTSKIIGVEPAGAGSMKAAFANDAPTSLSSIDKFVDGAAVQCVGSETYETCRKYLDDIILVPEGKVCTTILDLYNKHAIVAEPAGALSVAALDFYAEEIKGKSVVIIISGGNNDIGRMQEIKERSLIYEGLLYYFIVSFPQRSGALRQFLTSVLGPNDDITTFEYTKKNNKESGPALVGIEVAYRDDYQGILQRMRENGFEYKEVNKDSTLFGLLV; translated from the coding sequence ATGGAAGAAGTTTCAAACTCAAAAACCGTTGCGGTTGAGAATATTTTAATTGCCCATCATTTCTTAAAGGATGTTGTTGCACATACACCTTTGCAAAAAAATGATTATTTATCAGAGAAGTATGGGGCAAATATTTATTTAAAGCGCGAAGATTTACAGCATGTACGCTCATTCAAATTACGAGGTGCATACTATAAAATAAAAAAAATAGAAGAGCAAGCAAAAGAGGTAGGCGTTGTGTGCGCAAGCGCAGGTAACCATGCACAAGGTGTCGCTTATGCATGTGCCCATTTGCAAATTCAAGCAACTATTTTCATGCCTAAAACAACACCTAAGCAAAAAATTGGCCAGGTTCGCATGTTTGGTCGTGACTATGTCGAAATTGTACTGTCAGGTGATACATTCGATGATTCTGCGCGAAGTGCCCAAGCTTACTGTGAAGAGCATGGGAAAATTTTCATTCACCCGTTTGATGACTTTGATGTCATTGCTGGACAAGGCACTGTGGCAGTCGAAATTATGAACGATATTGAGGAGCCGATTGATTACATTTTCGGTAGCATCGGCGGTGGTGGCTTAATGTCTGGTGTTTCAACATATGTGAAAAACCTCTCCCCTACTAGCAAAATCATTGGTGTGGAGCCAGCAGGTGCTGGCAGTATGAAAGCTGCATTTGCCAATGACGCGCCAACCTCTCTATCTTCCATCGATAAATTTGTAGATGGTGCAGCTGTACAATGTGTCGGCTCTGAAACATATGAAACGTGTCGCAAATATTTAGACGATATCATTCTAGTACCAGAAGGCAAAGTATGTACGACGATTTTAGATTTGTACAATAAGCATGCAATCGTTGCGGAGCCAGCTGGCGCCCTTTCTGTTGCAGCGCTTGATTTTTATGCTGAAGAAATCAAAGGGAAATCAGTTGTCATCATTATTAGCGGAGGCAACAACGATATCGGACGCATGCAGGAAATTAAAGAGCGCTCACTTATTTATGAAGGCTTGCTCTACTATTTCATCGTCAGCTTCCCACAGCGTTCTGGTGCACTACGCCAATTTCTCACATCTGTGCTCGGACCAAATGATGATATTACAACATTCGAGTACACGAAGAAAAACAACAAGGAAAGTGGCCCCGCCCTCGTCGGCATCGAGGTCGCATATCGTGATGATTATCAAGGCATACTACAACGCATGCGAGAAAACGGCTTCGAATATAAGGAAGTCAATAAAGACAGCACACTATTCGGACTGTTAGTATAA
- a CDS encoding uracil-DNA glycosylase: protein MAVNCFKCRYFRVTWEPANPRACTAYGFKTKQIPSAVVRQSSGMECLKFAPKQEGK, encoded by the coding sequence ATGGCAGTTAACTGTTTTAAATGTCGTTATTTTCGTGTTACGTGGGAGCCTGCAAATCCGAGAGCTTGTACGGCATATGGCTTTAAAACGAAGCAAATCCCTTCAGCTGTTGTGAGACAATCCTCTGGCATGGAATGTTTGAAATTTGCACCAAAGCAGGAGGGAAAATGA
- the bshB2 gene encoding bacillithiol biosynthesis deacetylase BshB2, with product MTLPSERHVLIIFPHPDDEAFSVAGIARLYHQMGVPVTYACLTLGEMGRNLGNPPFATRESLPEIRRKELIAACEAMAIPDLRMMGLRDKTIEFEDDEKMVQLVTALIEELNPSVIYSFYPHYAVHPDHEATARAVKEAVRRIDKEKRPRLLGCAFANNTLAELGEPHVVVDIKSVGHHKLRALQAHASQTGWMMAETAKRVDDGETPADSWLSIEKFYVVQQDDELGEPIQRVHY from the coding sequence ATGACATTACCTTCAGAGCGTCATGTATTAATTATTTTCCCACACCCTGATGACGAGGCATTTTCTGTTGCTGGGATTGCTAGACTATATCACCAAATGGGCGTACCTGTGACATATGCTTGTTTAACGCTTGGCGAAATGGGGCGCAATTTAGGTAATCCCCCATTTGCAACACGCGAATCGCTGCCAGAAATTCGCCGCAAGGAGCTTATAGCTGCATGTGAGGCGATGGCGATTCCTGATTTGCGCATGATGGGCTTACGCGATAAAACAATTGAATTTGAAGATGATGAAAAGATGGTACAGCTTGTCACAGCATTAATCGAAGAGCTGAATCCATCCGTAATCTATTCATTCTATCCTCACTATGCAGTGCACCCTGACCATGAAGCAACAGCACGTGCTGTAAAAGAAGCTGTGCGCCGCATTGATAAGGAGAAACGTCCACGTTTACTTGGCTGCGCTTTTGCAAATAACACTTTAGCAGAGCTAGGTGAACCACATGTCGTTGTCGACATTAAAAGCGTTGGTCACCATAAATTAAGAGCATTGCAGGCACACGCATCACAAACAGGCTGGATGATGGCTGAAACAGCAAAGCGTGTAGATGATGGTGAAACACCTGCTGATAGCTGGCTAAGTATTGAGAAGTTTTATGTTGTACAACAGGATGATGAGCTTGGCGAGCCAATTCAACGTGTACACTATTAA
- a CDS encoding methyl-accepting chemotaxis protein — protein sequence MSIGKKLNLVFLAIIVLLIASTTLSFFNLRNIEQKVDEALDVRVATVRSVDQIKLAGASQGLFARALVIEYTQTNDDNFVQFNTLLNEEMKRLDGLIMTEQMRGYYTGLAGAVDMFNQVAEQYLDAIRKGDTDRALDFVINDLQQANKDITAFSSEILTFQEEQLEEAMKASDATISMSKIISIAALVIVIIVSVMAIFYARRSITLPLVRIAKSTNTIATGDLTEPDLPVESKDEIGQLAVAFNTMKDNLKSLISNVQSNTEQLSAAAEELSASTEQVTATSVDVTRRVANTSENTQEAALSANESAHAMEETAVGVQRIAEFSQTLHSSSETARQRANNGETIIQHAREQIETINHSTVQVNELVQKLSQQTEEISEMTKAITEITEQTNLLALNAAIEAARAGEHGKGFAVVADEVRKLAEQSKSSAHKIVLLTSEIQVDTESVEKAVNNSLISVKDGVRIMGEAGEAFQAIEGAIEEMTTQIEEISATSQQLSASAEQVSASVNGIASGTTETATDIEMIAAAMEEQSATMEQVSEVAVSLSENAQGLQLEIQKFRV from the coding sequence ATGAGTATAGGAAAAAAATTGAATTTAGTATTTCTAGCAATTATCGTATTACTAATAGCTTCCACAACGCTTAGCTTTTTTAATTTAAGAAACATTGAGCAAAAAGTAGATGAAGCATTAGATGTGCGCGTAGCAACAGTGCGTTCCGTCGATCAAATCAAGCTAGCGGGAGCATCGCAAGGCTTGTTTGCAAGAGCGCTTGTTATTGAATATACGCAGACCAATGACGATAATTTTGTACAATTTAATACGCTTTTAAATGAAGAAATGAAGCGGTTAGATGGGCTTATTATGACGGAGCAAATGCGTGGTTATTATACGGGTTTAGCGGGGGCAGTCGATATGTTCAATCAAGTAGCAGAGCAGTATTTAGATGCTATTCGAAAAGGGGATACAGACCGTGCCTTAGATTTTGTTATCAACGATTTACAGCAGGCAAACAAAGACATTACAGCATTTTCTAGCGAAATTTTAACGTTCCAAGAGGAGCAGTTAGAAGAAGCGATGAAGGCATCGGATGCAACAATTAGCATGTCAAAAATTATCTCGATTGCAGCATTAGTCATTGTTATTATCGTTAGTGTTATGGCGATTTTTTATGCGCGACGTTCGATTACGTTACCATTAGTGCGTATTGCGAAATCGACAAATACTATTGCAACAGGTGATTTAACAGAGCCTGATTTACCAGTTGAGAGTAAGGATGAAATCGGTCAGCTTGCTGTAGCCTTCAATACGATGAAAGATAACTTAAAAAGTTTAATTAGTAATGTGCAATCAAATACAGAGCAATTAAGCGCAGCGGCAGAGGAATTATCAGCAAGCACCGAGCAAGTAACGGCTACTTCAGTGGATGTAACCCGTCGAGTAGCAAACACTTCTGAAAATACACAGGAGGCAGCATTATCAGCAAATGAAAGTGCACATGCGATGGAGGAAACGGCAGTTGGGGTACAGAGGATTGCCGAGTTTTCACAAACATTGCATTCAAGCTCAGAAACTGCACGTCAGAGAGCGAATAATGGAGAGACAATTATTCAGCATGCAAGAGAGCAAATAGAAACGATTAATCATTCCACTGTTCAAGTAAATGAGCTTGTTCAAAAGCTATCACAGCAAACGGAAGAAATTAGTGAGATGACAAAGGCAATCACAGAGATTACAGAGCAAACTAATTTATTAGCATTAAATGCAGCAATTGAAGCAGCACGCGCAGGGGAGCATGGCAAAGGCTTTGCTGTCGTAGCGGATGAAGTGCGCAAGCTGGCAGAGCAATCGAAAAGCTCAGCGCATAAAATTGTTTTATTAACATCAGAAATTCAAGTCGATACGGAAAGTGTAGAAAAAGCAGTTAACAATTCTTTAATCTCAGTAAAAGATGGCGTACGGATTATGGGAGAAGCTGGAGAGGCATTCCAAGCAATTGAAGGCGCTATTGAAGAGATGACGACACAAATTGAGGAAATTTCTGCAACGTCACAGCAGCTATCTGCAAGTGCCGAGCAAGTGTCAGCCTCTGTTAATGGTATTGCATCAGGCACGACTGAAACAGCTACTGATATCGAAATGATTGCTGCTGCAATGGAGGAGCAATCTGCAACGATGGAGCAGGTGAGCGAAGTTGCAGTCAGCTTAAGTGAAAATGCACAAGGATTACAACTAGAAATACAAAAATTCCGTGTATAA
- the thiD gene encoding bifunctional hydroxymethylpyrimidine kinase/phosphomethylpyrimidine kinase, with protein MTLKKTLTIAGSDTSAGAGMQADLKAFQEHGTYGMVALTVVVTMDPNGWHHQVTPLPTDLLQKQIDTALSTKVDAIKTGMLSTEEIIKITSDAIQQSGTDIVVIDPVMVCKGDDEVLNPGNTTAMIEYLLPYATVITPNLFEAGQLAGTGTPKTIEEMKAAAAKIHELGAKNIVIKGGKALASDKAVDLFYDGTSYKLLASEKVASTYNHGAGCTFAASVCANLANGLSVEESVIEAKEFVSAAIAHGWALNEYVGPVMHGAKSRFGAPEVTITEI; from the coding sequence ATGACATTAAAAAAAACATTAACAATTGCTGGCTCTGATACATCTGCTGGCGCTGGTATGCAAGCGGACTTAAAAGCATTTCAGGAGCATGGCACATACGGTATGGTCGCATTAACAGTCGTTGTAACAATGGACCCGAACGGCTGGCATCATCAAGTAACACCGCTCCCAACAGACTTATTGCAAAAACAAATTGATACAGCTTTATCGACAAAAGTAGATGCAATTAAAACAGGTATGCTATCAACAGAGGAAATTATTAAAATTACAAGCGATGCGATTCAACAATCTGGCACAGATATCGTTGTCATTGACCCTGTTATGGTATGTAAAGGCGATGACGAAGTATTAAATCCCGGCAATACAACAGCGATGATTGAATATTTACTGCCATACGCTACAGTTATCACACCTAACCTTTTCGAGGCAGGACAGCTTGCTGGAACAGGTACACCAAAAACGATTGAGGAAATGAAAGCAGCAGCAGCAAAAATTCATGAGCTTGGTGCAAAAAATATTGTCATTAAAGGTGGTAAAGCTTTAGCATCAGACAAGGCGGTTGATTTGTTTTATGATGGCACGTCTTATAAGCTCCTTGCCTCTGAAAAAGTAGCTTCCACTTATAATCATGGGGCAGGCTGTACATTCGCAGCGAGCGTTTGTGCCAATTTAGCAAACGGCCTTTCTGTAGAAGAGTCTGTCATTGAAGCGAAGGAATTTGTTTCTGCTGCGATTGCACATGGCTGGGCATTAAATGAATACGTTGGACCTGTAATGCACGGGGCAAAATCACGCTTCGGTGCACCAGAAGTAACAATCACAGAAATTTAA